The sequence atatggttaaccttttgggttactatgttgaaccaacatacacgtacacgttttggcatggttttcacaaacccagtaaacgtctacccaagtgtgtgtgccaagctaagttttcgatcaaacggttgagaaatattagcttgaatctaaatcaggttttcatctaacagtgaatatggattgctttgtaactaaggcaaaaccctgatttgaaggctatataaaggagacatctagcattgtgcaaaactaatccccagacgtctgtgtgatactagtgcgctcgctagagtcgattctcctttaacctttggttttcttctctaaaaccaggttaacgacttaaagacttcattgggattgtgaagctagaccgatactacttttatcgtagttttgtgatctgatcttgcatcttctatcgtacgagtacaatctttgattggcttgagatcgtgagagttctctgataggcaagataaagaagtcacaaacatcttcgtctcactatttgtgattcctcgacaaacctcatgtgtagtcaggaaggattgtagagaaatgattgattaatctacgttgttcttcgggaatataagactggattatcaattggttcatgttcaccttgatttcatatcttaagacggaacaaaacctagggtttatctgtgggagacagatttatcctttgatagacttttctgtgtgagacagatttgttttttatcaagtctccgattttgggttgcagcaactcttggttgtgggtgagatcagctaagggaatcaagtgcgcagcatcctgctgggatcagaggcgtaggagtacaactgtatcttggatcggtaggagactgattgggtttcaactatagtccagtccgacgttagtttggagtaggctagtgtctgtagcggcttaatacagtgtgtattcaatctggcctaggtccctgggtttttctgcatttgtggtttcctcgttagcaaaacttctggtgtctgtgttatttcttttccgcattatattttatataattgaaataatacaggttgtgcgttcgtgatcatcaattggaaacccaacctttggttgttgattgatattgattgatccttggccattggtctttggtaccatccaagttattccttgtattttataaagactcgttattgtttttatcttgagtaaaaatcaaatcaagagagagatattgactccttgagatacttttatctagattgagtctgactgtctagttgattctctagcaaagtatttcggagttagtccatacagattgctaatagaaatattgggtggtgttgttagacctccgctttttcaaaaataagttattatggaatcacaaagaatgagacgaagagctttgtgattaatttttatatcttacctatcagagataaatctcgatttAATCTAATggtaagatagtactcaatatgatggAACAactaagatcagatcacacaactacagagaaaatagttgtgtctggctttacgaatcccaaatgaagttttcaagtcgttaaccgatAATGATTTTGTTAAAAAATCTAGGTTTTGGGGAATTGAATCTAGtcacaactaggacacaggaaagtgtcgggattaagttttccagttgctagagttatcccatatataatctttcaaatcaggatttgctttcaatcaaagctaagatagcttagtaacaaagcattcaatattcaccattagatgaaaatctaatttaagatttaagctaagtttgcttaaaaccaaagaaatatctctccaccgttagatggtcttagcttgttacacacaaacgaaatatactttcatttagatatgggtaaccgtacctaaacgtgtatattgagttggctcaataatagttaatcgaagttagctatatgaacacttttgtcttaaccacattcatctaacacttctaaatcaactatgatgatcaatcaaatatgaaatataatcaatctaattgtgtttcaaatacagttgttcaattgttcattatttcgcagaaatatatatgaaccaattgaatcaaaatcagattgattcatgagaatcaattcatgaacattaagccacgattttcaaagattgcattccttaattgataaatgtatttttcatgagtatgaaagcatatttaaccgattttagaactttaaccactaagtttgcaaacgggtacacaaactatagcttccagactttggtcttgtctagaagtttgcaaaccggtatgcacaCTGCTTTCCCGGACATTTACTCaataaaaccgttcgcatactggtatgaaaacttggtACCTGgaatttaacagttaaaaccttcTGCATACTGTTATGCAAATAAGGTTTCCGGACCTCAGTCGTAGCactacagtttgcatactggtatacatactgtgttgtttccagacaaaggttaatttgttCTAAACTGTCATGGTAGCATTCCACCGATGTCAAGTCATGGACTGGTTCCTCCATCCCTttttctaatttcaatcattgaaacatcctcaaaagacgacaatagttgtctcacacaaactattaggttAAAAGTAACTTTCAAGTGATtggatgatcaatatgaaactttccgagtcgacatcaaatgattgtctcacacaaatcatgtaagacgtttcaaggcgattttcacatgatcatcttttgacttattatctagtttccaacaaatatattgtttccaactaaactcgttaagaatatgatgaacgtagctaaagcaaaaagcttccaacacatatttcgagaaatagataaccgagttaaactcagatcgaaatgtcaaatgtgtataatataaaagtttatacataaagctatacgacttagtctcgtaaggagataaaatagaatagacttctgagtaattaaataagttttagtctccacataccttttgttgatgaagttcctccaagatctcctcggtagatcttcatcttcaatcgatgaacgccgtgaagtttaaagctcaactacacattctatcttaatccgagacatagatataagtagactagaaattaagaattacagttttgatcaactaaacttgacaaacaagcttgagatagcaacgcttgctagttcgaccgagcaatgctctaacacccccCAATCTCCTCAAAATCTCTAACATGGTGATAAGGTTTTTATGCATCAACACTTCAAAACACAGGGATCATATGTATCGTTCTCACTTTTAATTCAAATTGATCCATAATTGCGGGTAAAACGATACACGAGGGATGGCTTGTCCTCGTTGGGTACATGTATTCCTTGAGACTACAGAGATGAGGTTCAATTCTTCACCCATTGTTTCAGTTTGGCCAGGTATATCTACCACAGAAATGGGTAGTTCGACTACGTTCTCTCTTTGAGACCAAACTAAAATATTAGTTTGGTTTCGAAACGATACAATCATAGCCTAGACCACACATCAATCAATATGTTACAGGAACCAGAACTAGCAACAAGTGCGTAAGTCGGGTTGATACGAGGTTTAAAGGAACGAAAAGCAGATTCACGGATGTATGCACACAGATTCAGAGATTGGGAGATACAGAGATGTATAACATATGCAAGTGTTTAAGGATACACAGTGAGATAGATATTTTTGCAGGCCAATAAATTACTCAAACACCACGGAATCATCCTCATGAATACTATGTATTGCAAGGGTTGGATAGTACTCGGAAAGGCAGCTATCTTATCAAACCGCCATATGTCATTCACACAATTATCAAGTATGACAGGGTTCGAGAAAGATACCGTCGGCATAAAACCGGGTTTGGGCACAACAAACAGATTGTCCTGCTCATTTTTCTCCTCTTCTTGACTTGTTCAACATCTTCACAAGCACCTGGTTTACTCAAAAGAGATTTTCAGGACCTAGAACTATACAAGTGAAAGAAATTCATAGAGTATCACTAGTGATTAACAACATGAGAGGAATCAACAACATGACAATGATTTAGAGTTATTCTTCTTTGTTAACTATGACATACTGAGTTATCAATTTTATGGCATTGTGATTTCAGCAACAAAATATGGCACTGGCTGGGTGGCATTTTTCAGTTTGTGAATCCTTTAAAGTTTGAGGAAATTATTCAGTTTGCAAAAGGCAAGAGTACTACAATTAAAGCAATATGGTTCAACTGTGCTTTCCATGTGACAGTGGAACTATGGCATACAAGATACAGAGTGATATATAATGAAGAAGAGTCAAATTTTCACAAGTTCAAACAGATGATCATCACCTTCACAAGATAATGTGCTATAAGGATAAATGGTACTAAATGGGGGAGTATGTATGATTTAAAAGTTACATCACATTTTGGTATCACTGGAATCCAACTCAGATAACTGGTGTGAAGCAATGCTTTTTTAAACTTCCTACTGGCAATCAAACTCtcatttgttgtgatggtgcttccaAAGAAAATCCTGGGAATGCTGGTATTGGTTTTATAGCCAGAAAATCCTGAGAATGCTGGTATTGGTTTTATAGACAGAAACAGGGAGATTGTATGGGAGCAGCTACTGGAGGGCTGGGAGTAGCATCAAATTATATAGCAGAGGTAATGGCTTTGGTAATAGCAGGGGAGTGGGCAGTGAAAAAAGGTTTCACAGAGGTATGTTTCAGCCTCGACTCCTTAGCAGCCTTAAAAGCTTTTAGCAATGGCAGCATTCCTTGGATTGTTAAGAACAGGTGGAGCAATATCAAGACAAATATATGCAATATCACATCCAGGCATTCATACAGAGAAATCAACTTCCCTGCAGATAAAATGGCCAAAAATGGAGTTCAGCTTGCAAGGGGAACCATTCTTTATTATGATGAGAAACCAAACTTTCTGGGAGAGTTAGAAAATGAGGATGGTTTATACTTCAGATTCATGTTTTCACAGCAAGTCTTTGGGCTTTGTCCTTTCTGGGCCTGTTTTACTTTCCCTACTGGGCCTGTCTAGTAAAAAGTTTTTGTATACAAACTTTAGTTTCCTTTTGGTAATAAAATTTAcatgattaagcaaaaaaaaaaacatactgaGTTATCAATGACAGAACAGTCACAAAAGAGTAGACAAGTTTTAAAGTGCAAAAATACCTAAATTGATACTCCcttcgtcccactattaagtgacctagttcaagtttgcacaatttttaaggaaagTGAGGGAAGAGAGTatatttaagcattttttacaattatacccgtatggtaataattagtgaaattttgaatgatttatctctcaaactacaccacagatgttcgcaaacttcgtatcattgaaaagcattttaaaacacctgcataacgaatataaacatgcctatcaaattatgcatatttcttatattttttataatcaattaaaatgctaattttagaaatatctccttgtttagtgatataggtcatttAATTGtaggacaaaatctaaaagtaaataggtcacttaataatgGGACGGATGGAGTATATTACAGAGTGATGAAATACAATTACTTACTCTGTACTATACTAACTTCTACGAATGCTTGTATTCCTATTATTGCAGGAATGGCAGCATTTAATGAAAGGGAAATCCGGGGTACCCAACATCAGGGAGAAGTTGTAAGAACATACTTTTCCTCTTCCCATATGACAAACTTGGCTACATGCCCTCCGGAAAACTTATGCacggaaaaaaaaatatacagaCACTAGTAAAGAGACACACATTAAACCATATAGATTAATTATACGCAAATTTGCTCTGGTTTTTATTATCCTATGTGAACAagcttttatatagtctttacaACCGAAGTTGTCATCCTCACTCAATAATGCCTAGCAACCTACATCCTTAGTGAtagaaataaataaaactaatGAAAACCCAAAAAAACCATCAGATCTACATTGGTACATTGGGACAATACCACATCAGTAGCTACCATTAGAACAAAAGCTTATTCAACCTTAGATCAGCAGCTTATCTATTGATAGTTTTCGTTTGTTATTCAATTTCCCCCGACATCTTATAAATTATATATCCAAAGTATAATTTTGAATTCATATTGAACACCGAACAAGAGGTACTTGCTGTATATGAAGTATAATTAAGGTAAAATGGTCGTCGATTTCCTCTCTTTTTCTGATTCTTGCTTTCCCAACTTCCTCCTATAAATAACAGTACATGTACATCTCCAATCATCACAAATCACCTATTTATCACATATAAAtcatttttagtcatgaaatattgTTCGCCTTTACCACCACCGATTTAATAATTATTCAATTTATTTTcaaccagaaaaccaaagaaggaCAAGTAGAGTCTGTTGTGCTCATTGCTAACCGATTTTTAATTCTTCCTAAGCCTAAAATACAAATATTCTTCCTCGCACCTTCTTTCAGTTTCAAATTTTTATCTCTTATTTATCGCATTGCTTTTTTTACCTCGTACTGTCTACAATCCGGACTTCGCAATCATAGTACGCGAGGGACACCATAACTCTCGATAGTCAAAATGGCCATCTTCCTCCGCACTTGAGCTAGACCGTTTACTTGACAGTTGAGTCACTTGACAATTGGCGTCGGAAACATATAAGTACTGTTTATCTAAGCATAAAGTGAAAGCTAAAGAGGGAATATCAGTTGGACCATAATGTCAAAATTCTCTAGCTGGGACTTGTGCAAAGGTTACTGAATTGACGTATAGTTTCGAATCAGACCGTAGATATCAATTTGGGGAGGCATCTGGGCACTAGTTTAGCGCGAGGGTCGAAAGTACGTAGAAGCTCCAAGTAGATTCGTGAGTGCATAATGAGCCTATGCCCATAATTATGAGCCAAATAGATGATGGGGGTGCTTATCTATGCACTAATCAATAAACGAATAATGTGTCTAGAAAATTCTAATTAAACACTAGATCAAAAAAGTAACATtagtgaagatgatgatgatcatcaAGAATCAAAACGAGATAAGAATAAAGTTTGCATGAAGTAACAAAAATTGTTCGAGTCACACCAGCTTAAGTTACGTGTCAAAGCTCTTACACAACGTCTCTCCACGTAGTTATATAGAGACAAAATCCATTCCTCTTCTTTACTTCTCTCGTAACACTCGTCTTCACCTAAAACTTGTATTTATCGATCTTTCTCGCTCATCCTTCGCCACTTCTCTTCTCCCTCTCTCTCAAATTCTTGCATGCAAAACAGCTCTACAAAGTGATCATCATCTCAACATCTCAACTTAAAGAGCAATTAAAATAAGACTCAACAAATTCAAGAAAAGAGTGATATATTTGACCTCTGTAATAGACAGGAATCATGCCTCCAAGAGGTTTTGCCTTTGGCCGTACGGAGGAGTTCACACACCCAGACTCCATGAGAGCCACCATAGCTGAATTTTTCTCCACCTTCATCTTTGTCTTCGCTGGAGAAGGCTCTGTTCTTGCTCTAGGTACGTGTATCTAACCACCACCTTTCAGTCATACGTAATGATATCGATTTTCATGCATGCATTATTTATGAAGtttgaaaaaaggaaaagaaacttcCACAAAGATTGTTGTTTCACCATGCCGTTTTCAATCATTCTTGACAGGAAAGATGTATGGAGATACCACCACGGAGGCCTCAGGGTTGATAGCCGTAGCTTTGGCTCATGGGTTGGCATTGTTCGTGGCGGTGGCCATTGCACTTAACGTATCAGGCGGTCATGTGAACCCGGCTGTTACTTTTGGTGCCCTGGTTGGTGGTAGAATCTCTCTACTTCGTTCTATACTGTATTGGGTTGCTCAAATATTAGGTGCTATTGTTGCATCTCTCTTACTAAGGCTCACTACGGTTGGCATGGTAAGAAAGTGATCGACTCTATTAAGTGGATCATCCTCTAATGTTCTAGAATCATTTCCAATGAGTTTTTGATGCTCTTGTTTGTGTTTTGGTGACAGAGACCTGTAGGATTTACTGTGGCATCAGGAGTGGGAGAATTGCATGGATTGCTATTTGAGATCATTATGACATTTGGATTGATGTACACTGTTTACGCAACCGCAATTGACCCAAAAAGGGGTAGCTTGGGAACAATTGCACCATTAGCAATTGGGTTTATCGTTGGTGCAAATATACTTGCAGGTGGACCATTTGCTGGGGCATCAATGAATCCAGCCAGGGCTTTTGGACCAGCTTTAGTTGGATGGAGGTGGAGACACCATTGGATCTATTGGCTCGGACCATTTATTGGTGCAGGACTTGCTGGTTTGATCTATGAATATGTAATCATACCTGCTGAAATAACCCCACGCACTCATACTCACCAACCATTAGCACCTGAAGATTACTAAGTTTTTCTCTTTGATGTTGGTTCCAGAATTAGTGTTCAGTCTTTGTTGTTCTGTGTAGGTGGTGTTTCTCTGTTTATTGTTGTATTAGTATATAGAGACAGATACTTTGGTGTTGTATTTTGTGTTGTCATTTGAAGTTTAAATAAATGCCTGCCGACCTCTTTTCTATCTATGGTTACTGCATCGCTCTTTCTCTGCTCTCTCCTTTCGGTCAGGCATGGACCggttattttaatatttggctGACCGGCACACAGCAGACGACCTCAGATGATAAATCACGGCCTCTGTCCCCTTCTGTCCAATGTGGACCTGGTGGACATTTGTTACGTTGGCAAGTAAATTAGAACAAATAAGTCGAGTAAATTAGAACAAATAAGTCGGATGGCATTGCAGTAAGTGAAACCCAAAGTAGGCGAGTGTGAAAAAGTGAAAAAGTCCAACCTCAAATCAATAGATAGGAAGTCTATATATTGGATGGACCTTCACAAGattacaaaacaagaaaaaaaatgttcaGTTCAAAGTTTACAGAACTGCCGGTAAGAATCTTAATGGACCTTCAGAAGATTACAACACAAGTTAAAAAGGTTCAGTTCAAGGTTTACAAACTGCggataagatttttttttgatgattagTCTATACAAGAGCGTCAGGTGAGTTTCCTGGATCATCACCTAGATGGAACTAGAGGACATAGTGATGGGCTGATGGCCATGGCCTCAGAATTAGGATCGTTTAGCATACAATTTAGCAACCCAAGGAGCAAGTTCAGTGTTATCAGGTTGTCTAGTATTGATAGAATAGTAATCAGACCAATAACAGGCTGACATTTTTTCACTGAGACTTCCAATACCTTGGTCAGCTTTAGCAGAGGAATATATGCAGAACGGCAACCAGTCTTCACCGCCATTCATTCTCCTCTTTCTCTCCCTAGGATAAGCCAGTGGTGCCTGAATATACCTGCACACTCAAAAGTGTTCAACCCTTTTCCATGTAGTTTACTTGAGAGACAAACAAAGCCTGAACTTATTTAAAACTAGTATGTTGTACCTGATTCCTTGAAGGACAGCGTCCCAGCAGAAATGAGTATGGCCGAAGACATGGCAGGCAGAGGGACTCCCATCCGTTCCATGTATTGACCTAATTCTCACTTCCAAACTATCTGATCCAATGATCTTGTGTAGGTTTGGGTAGAACAACATTCGTTTTTCTGGACAAAGCTcttgtctaaaataaaatgaatacAAATTAGGAAACAATTCCATTCTATTGACAGAGATCAATATCTGATACTGAATTTcttaaatcaaaataaaattacagcTAGATTCAAGCTAATCAGTATTTTTTGTCAAAAATCaaacgctgacattcttgtaTCCTGTTCATTCTAGAGAGAGGAGTTCAGAGGAAAAATCTCTAGAATGTAAAGAAACTGACTGAAGTCAACATAAAACTACAAATAGAAGGGTTCTTCCCTCATCTAAAATACGTCaagtgagagtagaaggagatGCAACGGAACCATAACTGAGCGACTGATATGTAGTAAAATGAGGTGTGTGCCTCTGTTGAGTGTGTTGACAAGAAAGATTATGTGTACATAGTTTGTATTAATAACATTCTCCCTCTAAGACAGTTCTGCCAAAACTACAAATCAGTCCCTACAACCAATAATTCTAGATGTACCCGAGATTACGGGATAATCCCGCGTACATCTAGAATTATTGGTTGTAGAGACTGATTTGTATAATCCCGCGTGAGAGAAAAATGGGTGTGGGTTCCACTCTAAAACAGCCCACTGTTCTCTCCGTGGTGGGGGGCACTGAGTTTCTCTCTCACATGGGATTATCCATGGGATAATCCAGCTGTGCATGTAGAAATTGGCATCAGAACGAGACGGTATGAGATTGTACCGCTATGTTTGAATTTTAACAGTTATAATGGACAGTGTGGGACTGTATCTGATGCTGGTCTGGGAGCATATAAATCACAATAAGGTGTCACAGTTAGCATAATGGCAGATGTCAAAAACACGATTCAATGATACCAGCCCCAACAACTGGCAGCCACATATTAATTCCAAAGACAACCTCCGGCAAGTTGTTTATGGTAGTTACACTACACCACCTAATGGAAAATGCTGAAGACACAAAGTAATGTCGGATCAAAGCTAGTAAAAGTAGATCCTTTATCTCAAAATAGGAAAGGTATGAACGTCTAAAAACTTTTCCCCGATGGTAACTTGATTCTTGAGAATGTATGTTGCTTTCCCAATTTTGATCATCATTTTCTTTGTTGCCCCAGCATTTTCTATTAGTGGTAATACTAGTATTAACAACCTCTCGAGGGTTCTGTCCGTCTAATAAATAGAACAAAACTCTTGACTACCAATCTTTGTGGTTAGTGCTGTTGAGTTTGCAAGCCCCTTGTTGTGCCCCAAGGTCTTCCATTCTGATATAGGTGATCTCATATCATGCACAGCCTCAAGAAGGTAATACTAAAGAGGATCTACAGCGAAATGATCAATCTAGGAATCGATTTAGCTTTGGATTAAAACATGAGACTTGTAGATGAATCTCTCATCTATCAAACATTAAGTGTTGCGTCTGCAAAACTGGAAATTACGGTGAGTGGGCAACTTGATGAACTTCTAGAGGTATGATGGAGTTGGAATTAGGTCGGGCTCAACACATGAAAGTTGCAGAGGAAAGTCTCATCTTTCCAAAGAGCCATCAAGTGTCTTCTTCGTATCAGAATTGACAATTGAGTGATTTAGAGATCACGAAAATTTACCCCTTCTGATGTTTTCAAGTGTCAAATTCGGCTAAGCAcaagtgaagaagatgaagtgatTCACTGAGACAACTTGGATGACTCACTGAATTAACTCAGTCCAcccacttcatcttcttcacaaacaCTTTGCC comes from Papaver somniferum cultivar HN1 chromosome 7, ASM357369v1, whole genome shotgun sequence and encodes:
- the LOC113296010 gene encoding uncharacterized protein LOC113296010, with protein sequence MGAATGGLGVASNYIAEVMALVIAGEWAVKKGFTEVCFSLDSLAALKAFSNGSIPWIVKNRWSNIKTNICNITSRHSYREINFPADKMAKNGVQLARGTILYYDEKPNFLGELENEDGLYFRFMFSQQVFGLCPFWACFTFPTGPV
- the LOC113293396 gene encoding aquaporin TIP3-1-like, which gives rise to MPPRGFAFGRTEEFTHPDSMRATIAEFFSTFIFVFAGEGSVLALGKMYGDTTTEASGLIAVALAHGLALFVAVAIALNVSGGHVNPAVTFGALVGGRISLLRSILYWVAQILGAIVASLLLRLTTVGMRPVGFTVASGVGELHGLLFEIIMTFGLMYTVYATAIDPKRGSLGTIAPLAIGFIVGANILAGGPFAGASMNPARAFGPALVGWRWRHHWIYWLGPFIGAGLAGLIYEYVIIPAEITPRTHTHQPLAPEDY